From Oxyura jamaicensis isolate SHBP4307 breed ruddy duck unplaced genomic scaffold, BPBGC_Ojam_1.0 oxyUn_random_OJ101967, whole genome shotgun sequence:
CAgtggggacactgggggaaAATGGGCGGTAGGGGACAACAGGATTGATTGGGGACAATAGGGACAATTGGGGACAATGGGGATAGttggggacaatggggacagTTGGGGACAATGGGGGTGGttggggacaatggggacagTTGGGGACAGTGGGGGACACTTTGGGACACCGGCGCTGtcggtgccagcagcagcggAGCCCTGTGGGAACCGCGGGGTCGCTCCGAGCacgccccgccccctccccgcatCGCCCCGCCCCCTTGCCTACCGGACCACGCCCCCTCCAGTATCACCTCGCCCATTccccgcctcgccccgcccGCAGCCGCACTCGCCCCGCCCCCGCTCGTGACCACGCCCACTGACCACACCCCTTCCTCCCGCCGCGGCGGGGCTCGGGCGCCCACGTGCGGCCTggcgggaccgggaccgggaccggggcctgggcctgggcgggagccggggctgggctTGGGGAGCTTGGGGAGGCTGGGACCAgggccgggaccgggaccggggctaggaccgggaccgggaccggggcTAGGACCGAGGCCTGGGGGTGCCGGGACCGGGCCTGGAGGGGCCGGCACCGGGCCTGGGACCGGGGCCTTGGGGAGGGAGCCGGTACGGGGGCCTGGGGCCTAGGGAAGCCGGTATCGGGGCCCGGAGGGGCTGGGACCGGGGCCTGAGGCCTGGGGGTGCCAGTACCGGGTCCTGGAGGGGCTGAGACTGGGTCTGGGGCCTGGGGGAACTGGGACCGGGGTGTGGGGCCTGGGAGAGCCAGGACAGGGGCGTGGAGCATAGGAAAGCCGGTACCGGGGCCTGAGGGTGCCGGTACCGGGTCCTGAAGGAGCTCAGAGAACCGGGTCCGGGCCCTGAGGGAGCCCAGGACCAGGTCCCGAGGCCTGTAGGGTTCAGTCCCGGTGTAGCCGTGATGGAGCCGGAGCCGGGTCCCGCTCCCGGTAGGGACCCTCGTCCGTCCCGCTGGGACTGGGACTGCCCGTCGGCTCGGCGCAGGCTGGAGGAGCTCTACTTCCCCCGGCGGACCTGCCCCGAGGAGACCCAGGGCTTCTGGGCCTTCTTCGAGCGTCTGCGCCGCTTCCAGAGCCGCCGTCCGGAGCGGCAACCGACCGGGAGCGACGACGAAGACCAACCACCCGCCCGCCGCCTCGGCCTGCCGCGCCGCTACCACCCCCGGCACCGCGTCAACCTGGCGGTGCCGAGCCCCGAGCCGTCAGCGGGCCACCCGCGGGTGCCCCGGGAAGCCCTGCAGGAATTCCTCGACGCCTTGCTGCTCTACCTAGACTTCGGCCAGAAGCGGAGCTTCGCCAAGCTGGCCAAGCTGCAGCGGGAACGCGAGGCGCTGCCCATCGCCCGGGCTCGCCAGCGGCTCCTGCGGGCCGTGGCCGAGAaccaggtggtggtggtggccgGCGACACCGGCTGCGGCAAGTCCACGCAGGTGCCGCAGTTCCTGCTGGCCGCCGGCTACCGCCGCGTGGCCTGCACCCAGCCGCGCCGCATCGCCTGCGTCTCGCTGGCCAAGAGGGTGGCCTTCGAGAGCCTGCAGCAGTACGGCGAGCAGGTGAGCTGGGAGCGGCTGGAGGGATGGTGTGTaaagaggagcggggaggaaagggttaaaaaaagaagggaaagggggaaggaaagggttagaaaagggaaaagggggaaggaaagggttaaaaagggaaagggggaaggaaagggttaaaaagggaaagggggaaggaaagggctaaaaggaagggaaagggggaaggaaagggttggaaatgaagggaaaagtgggaaggaaagggttaaaaaggagggaaagggggaaggaaagggttaaaaaaagaagagaaagggggaaggaaagggttaaa
This genomic window contains:
- the LOC118160142 gene encoding probable ATP-dependent RNA helicase DHX34 — protein: MEPEPGPAPGRDPRPSRWDWDCPSARRRLEELYFPRRTCPEETQGFWAFFERLRRFQSRRPERQPTGSDDEDQPPARRLGLPRRYHPRHRVNLAVPSPEPSAGHPRVPREALQEFLDALLLYLDFGQKRSFAKLAKLQREREALPIARARQRLLRAVAENQVVVVAGDTGCGKSTQVPQFLLAAGYRRVACTQPRRIACVSLAKRVAFESLQQYGEQVGYQIRFESSRSPATSIVFLTEGLLLRQAQREPALPAYEVIVADEVHERHLHGDFLLGVLRRLLPARPDLKLVLMSATINIRLFSDYFGGAPVLQVPGRIFPISVRAVLGLERAVLGLERAGLGLEGAGLGLE